One window from the genome of Kluyveromyces marxianus DMKU3-1042 DNA, complete genome, chromosome 3 encodes:
- the UFD4 gene encoding putative ubiquitin-protein ligase UFD4 translates to MSYYDGDGDYIIYEDDNDGNSDRSDEGESGEYSYPEDEDDLGFVHHADEDDDEEEEEEEIGDDEEEAEEEELDGDGDIRGVRNGRRGDRISFLQDIVSRLAEQRSGDEADSEERAFGRSLPSLLQELGRSEGFFSSGMSSTSSSREGTRYYKLIENVLQAEDDPYIAMESLRELAEQLLMINPLIAERVIPSGKLMDALIHVMSSPLLQGELELQLIACRCLYNCYEMNPEMIEVSVDRDIIEVLKGKLAEISYIDLAEQVLETLEFISRVHGLEILRSGSLVCCLQYLDFFTVHAQKKALSIIANSCARAKESDYEMVSEIFPSLKTIFLNNTNPVILKPVLITLYSISGSLNKKSLSTLFDIELVKRFLSLLCSDGELEGESALKTLTILSLLVSTNAELSKQILLDCELLNVIQSIFQPFKKKATSGFGETLIYVPQELLLCVTTFILLLLPTEDSQVLTADETKVFTFDDKKTAFVNLITQLIPCLVEIYSNTVDTKIRYTVLAALARIFTCIPRNSDVDTSSVISLISSGLINGSHASAQELKSETGAILVALLSLASIMMSTNPEVYLTKLVKEGIPDALAAFKSHYDTEVVKKHSAGASAGASAGASGDDNDEEQEEEEGTNLDATPIFGSESDGAEDDDNDEKDTFRMEYDEMNIPEFVKPRKIRINIYDHLTPYYLMKHISMFSTSLVEIFSSNVDEIATELSDINAIVAKMKGLNVTADSEQFWTEFWAELKSTLFNDNYSISGFELISTGLVDAMASIFERDETKQSLSRKTFLKVFEDRLADFVKLLQNALSRTESFAILDAGTGNNEPPSSSLVKQMKIRIVLDSSADAIDEEVEEEEEEGTKTLGNMIPENLRDVVIAVHCVASLKTLDDFLKHKIIQSEFLSTIIPTMSRLSSQINPVSMAKELEKIDFEFSLNGKPLDQSSTIYSAVFKEAMREGQPTSSIWTNVPTFKFRKIAKKTETHKLKSLYPDSAFESADLKPVKSILTVLKCSLHKSVPASAYVNSKISAKLSRQLEEPLIVACGVLPNWVLDITRNYGFLFPFDTRITFLQNTSYGYGRLIQYWREKLLDSNSSSGNSSNSADNPLNQLGRLTRHKLRVSRETLFLSGIKILEKYGSSPNVLEIEYKDEEGTGLGPTLEFYSLMSKEFARKSLNMWRIDSTEAYDLEEKYVTNTLFPGPLVGAEEEENGKVLKLFENLGTFVARSMQDNRILDFRFNEVFFELMHKQCRGEQLDLQDFETCINMIQLVDPQLGKSLRFLYENRKDPSIESLDLYFMLPGYNVELLEGGSKILVSSENVEEYLIRIFDQILAKGIQRQLNAFVTGFSKSFPYSSLLILTPEELSGLFGAVEEDWSAETLFSCIHADHGYSMDSPTITNLIHTLATFSPQERRLFLQFITGSPKLPLGGFKNLKPKFTVVLKHPDDNTSPDECLPSVMTCANYLKLPKYSDKTMLRNRLVQAMTEGSGAFLLS, encoded by the coding sequence ATGAGTTACTACGATGGTGATGGCGATTATATCATTTACGAGGATGATAATGACGGTAACAGCGATAGGAGTGATGAAGGTGAATCCGGGGAGTATTCTTATCCggaagatgaggatgattTAGGGTTTGTGCACCATGCTGATGAGGATgacgatgaggaagaagaagaagaggagatTGGggatgatgaggaagaggcagaagaggaagaattggatgGAGATGGGGATATTCGTGGAGTGAGGAATGGTAGGCGTGGAGATCGGATTTCGTTTCTCCAGGATATCGTGTCTCGATTAGCGGAACAAAGGTCTGGAGATGAGGCAGATTCCGAGGAGCGGGCGTTTGGGAGGTCGTTGCCCAGCTTGTTGCAGGAGCTTGGGAGGTCTGAGGGGTTTTTCTCGTCGGGGATGTCGTCGACATCGTCGAGTAGAGAGGGCACGCGGTACTATAAGCTCATTGAGAACGTTCTTCAGGCGGAAGATGATCCGTATATTGCTATGGAATCGCTCAGAGAGCTAGCGGAACAGTTGCTAATGATCAATCCGTTGATTGCTGAGCGGGTGATTCCTTCTGGGAAGTTGATGGATGCGTTGATTCATGTGATGTCGAGCCCGCTTTTGCAAGGGGAGTTGGAGTTGCAATTGATTGCGTGCCGGTGTCTATACAACTGCTACGAGATGAATCCCGAGATGATAGAGGTTTCTGTGGATAGGGATATTATAGAGGTGTTGAAGGGCAAGCTAGCCGAAATCAGTTACATAGACTTGGCGGAACAAGTCTTGGAGACTCTCGAGTTCATTTCGAGGGTGCACGGCTTGGAGATATTGAGGAGTGGGTCGTTGGTGTGCTGTTTGCAGTACTTGGATTTTTTCACGGTGCATGCACAGAAAAAAGCCTTGTCCATTATAGCCAACTCGTGCGCAAGGGCCAAGGAGAGCGATTACGAGATGGTGTCGGAGATTTTCccttctttgaaaactatcttcttgaacaacacGAATCCCGTGATCTTGAAACCCGTGCTCATAACGCTTTACAGTATATCCGGGTCATTGAATAAGAAATCGCTCTCGACGCTTTTCGATATCGAGTTGGTGAAACGGTTCCTTTCGTTGCTTTGCTCCGATGGCGAATTGGAGGGGGAATCTGCACTAAAAACGTTGACGATTTTGTCCCTCTTGGTTTCCACCAATGCCGAGCTATCGAAACAGATCTTGTTGGACTGCGAATTGCTGAATGTGATTCAAAGCATTTTCCAAcctttcaagaaaaaggcGACCTCGGGTTTCGGCGAAACGTTGATCTACGTGCCTCAGGAGCTTTTGCTTTGCGTTACAACGtttatccttcttttgctCCCCACCGAGGATTCCCAAGTGTTGACCGCAGACGAAACCAAGGTTTTCACCTTTGACGATAAAAAGACGGCTTTTGTGAACCTAATCACACAGCTAATACCGTGCCTAGTGGAGATATACTCCAATACTGTAGATACAAAGATTAGATATACAGTATTAGCTGCATTAGCTAGGATCTTCACTTGCATCCCCCGTAACTCCGACGTTGATACATCGTCAGTGATAAGCTTGATTTCATCGGGCCTGATAAACGGCAGCCATGCTAGTGCGCAAGAACTCAAGTCTGAGACCGGCGCTATTTTGGTAGCATTGCTTTCGTTGGCATCCATCATGATGTCTACTAACCCGGAAGTGTACCTAACCAAGCTAGTAAAGGAAGGTATCCCGGATGCCCTTGCTGCATTCAAGTCACATTATGATACTGAAGTGGTAAAGAAACATTCTGCTGGAGCTTCCGCTGGAGCTTCTGCTGGAGCTTCTGGggatgataatgatgaagagcaggaggaggaggaaggTACTAACTTGGATGCTACCCCCATTTTTGGGTCCGAGTCCGATGGTGCGGAAGACGATGATAATGACGAAAAGGATACATTTAGAATGGAATACGACGAGATGAACATTCCAGAGTTTGTTAAGCCAAGGAAAATCCGCATTAACATTTACGATCACTTAACCCCTTACTATTTGATGAAACACATTTCTATGTTTTCGACCAGTCTCGTTGAGATTTTCTCGTCAAACGTAGATGAGATTGCCACTGAACTATCTGATATCAACGCTATAGTTGCTAAAATGAAAGGCTTAAACGTAACAGCAGATTCAGAACAGTTTTGGACCGAGTTCTGGGCTGAACTAAAATCAACATTGTTTAATGACAATTATAGCATATCCGGTTTCGAACTAATATCTACCGGGTTAGTAGATGCAATGGCAAgcatctttgaaagagatgaAACAAAGCAGTCTCTGTCGCGTAAAACCTTTTTAAAAGTGTTTGAGGATAGACTTGCTGATTTCGTAAAATTACTACAGAACGCATTGTCCAGAACCGAATCCTTTGCTATCCTTGATGCAGGGACTGGTAACAATGAACCGCCAAGTTCATCTTTGGTTaaacaaatgaaaatcAGAATTGTCCTTGATTCTAGTGCTGATGCAATAGATGAGGAGGtagaggaagaggaagaggaggGTACCAAAACTTTAGGTAACATGATTCCAGAGAACCTTAGAGATGTTGTCATTGCTGTGCATTGTGTTgcatctttgaaaactttAGACGACTTTTTGAAGCACAAGATTATTCAATCAGAATTTTTAAGCACAATTATACCTACCATGAGCCGGTTAAGCAGTCAGATAAACCCAGTAAGTATGGCCAAGGAGCTTGAAAAAATCGACTTTGAGTTCTCATTAAACGGCAAGCCCTTAGATCAATCTTCGACCATATATTCTGCTGTGTTCAAAGAGGCCATGAGGGAAGGGCAGCCTACATCAAGCATTTGGACTAATGTGCCCACTTTCAAATTCAGAAAAATCGCAAAGAAGACTGAAACGCACAAATTGAAATCGTTATACCCAGATAGTGCTTTTGAAAGCGCTGACCTAAAACCAGTGAAGAGTATTTTGACCGTGTTGAAGTGCTCATTGCATAAATCGGTGCCTGCATCAGCCTACGTGAACTCCAAGATCAGCGCAAAGCTTTCAAGACAGTTAGAAGAGCCATTGATTGTTGCATGCGGCGTATTACCTAACTGGGTTCTTGACATTACAAGAAACTATGGGTTTTTGTTCCCCTTTGATACCAGGATAACTTTCTTGCAGAACACGTCGTATGGGTACGGAAGATTGATTCAGTACTGGAGAGAAAAACTACTTGAtagcaacagcagcagcggtaACAGCAGCAACTCAGCCGACAACCCATTAAACCAGCTGGGCAGATTAACCAGACACAAGCTCAGAGTGTCGAGAGAAACTCTTTTCTTGTCTGGTATCAAGATCTTGGAGAAGTACGGGTCCTCTCCGAACGTGCTAGAAATCGAGTATAAAGACGAGGAAGGTACAGGTTTGGGACCCACGCTTGAGTTTTACTCACTAATGTCCAAAGAATTCGCAAGGAAAAGCTTGAACATGTGGAGAATAGATAGTACTGAAGCTTATGACTTGGAGGAAAAATACGTTACAAACACGTTATTCCCGGGACCCTTGGTGGGTGCCGAAGAAGAGGAGAACGGCAAGGTACTCAAACTATTCGAAAACCTTGGTACGTTTGTAGCCCGCTCGATGCAGGATAACCGTATTCTAGACTTCAGATTCAACGAGGTGTTTTTCGAGCTCATGCATAAGCAATGCAGGGGTGAGCAACTCGATTTGCAAGATTTCGAAACGTGCATCAACATGATCCAGCTTGTTGACCCACAACTAGGCAAATCGTTGCGCTTCTTGTATGAAAACAGGAAAGATCCATCCATCGAGAGTCTCGATCTATACTTCATGCTTCCCGGTTACAACGTGGAATTGCTCGAGGGCGGGTCCAAGATCCTGGTGAGTTCGGAAAACGTCGAGGAATACTTGATCCGCATCTTCGACCAGATCTTGGCCAAGGGAATCCAGCGCCAGCTCAACGCCTTTGTCACGGGCTTCTCGAAGTCGTTCCCATACTCCTCGCTCCTCATCCTCACCCCAGAAGAGCTCTCGGGCCTATTCGGTGCTGTAGAAGAGGACTGGTCTGCAGAAACACTATTCTCCTGCATACACGCAGACCACGGCTACTCCATGGATTCCCCCACAATAACAAACCTCATCCACACTCTTGCAACGTTCTCGCCCCAGGAAAGACGCTTGTTCTTGCAATTCATCACAGGCTCGCCCAAACTCCCACTAGGAGGgttcaagaacttgaaaccAAAGTTCACCGTCGTCCTAAAACATCCAGACGACAACACGTCTCCAGACGAGTGCTTGCCCAGTGTCATGACGTGTGCCAACTACTTGAAACTCCCAAAGTATTCGGACAAAACAATGCTAAGGAACCGTCTAGTGCAGGCAATGACCGAGGGATCCGGTGCGTTCTTATTGTCATGA
- the STE20 gene encoding mitogen-activated protein kinase kinase kinase kinase STE20 has protein sequence MTMTNASEYSSELLPGTFGSRSVGVGDDGGSKKQEEAEQKIGNVEVGVSNGEDENVLIGKTQGKKQQSASDTLGLPRAPGSLDVKGLQESVGDRFVKDLSDYKSMDPGKPTVPAAAVSDLLGNASHIVSSDQEEDAGESEKKRGYENGNGNPGESESESERENEHDLDNGNDAQQPTLDEPIQFTRVSSSSVLSGSISDADRNTLSNDDDDDDDISNNYNAGPDGNNITLKETPGTVDSIIGDKTNSTIVGSSSQNIGRMSNGGRVMSDFSSFGAGLDLSNDVLNSKHHSDSPNVTTPITEAIGNRNSNNNSNSNSNSNSNSGLYETRTNDALSTSSESLGRTGNSSAEQFKHVSTHDVIPEEEQPHTYPNLEKKNTSEDQQPLKTPVMMNNFFENQGQSQGQNQSQSQSQFQTPVTGSRSPFRSISSPFTSLRKNVKSQHGTPDHSQRNSNSSTSSSGDTKRKSGAKKKGVFSTFVQNIKRNSHSEKRSSSGGGGVNSTGSGGFKISTPYDPKHVYHVGVDAKTGEYTGLPNEWEKLLTSSGITMKEQQQHPQAVMDIVKFYQDVTETSGEDKVFKTFKVGGGSGTNIASTPSFRTPSATHVQKFTTPPLQPNASFLDNVNGNHYNNNNSIINEPVYHSNNTSNLQSPLLTNEFGEAANNEKFIPTRPAPKPQGSSSVSRKVEIPSPINSITHGTPKVQRSDTLNSSSGFSFTKRLNSFKSEQPLPPIPKAAEKPVTLQPTRAAPTPPKQQQQHTPVIPSEQQVPPPPIPGGVSSSSAHSSGGDGGNTQGAQARTAQEKKREDRRRKNQQIQAKLLEICTAGDPSKLYKNLIKIGQGASGGVYTAYELGTNAAVAIKQMNLEKQPKKDLIVNEILVMKGSKHNNIVNFIDSYLFKGDLWVVMEYMEGGSLTDVVTHCILTEGQIGAVCRETLKGLQFLHSKGVIHRDIKSDNILLSMNGDIKLTDFGFCAQINEVNLKRTTMVGTPYWMAPEVVSRKEYGPKVDIWSLGIMIIEMIEGEPPYLNETPLRALYLIATNGTPKLKDPENLSDTMASFLNLCLTVDPEERGTALELLDHPFITEIAEENISLAPLVKLARMKKLAESMEDEEDEEEARGHGQ, from the coding sequence ATGACAATGACGAACGCAAGTGAGTACAGTTCGGAACTGCTGCCGGGGACGTTTGGGTCTCGTAGTGTTGGAGTTGGAGATGATGGCGGTTCGAAAAAACaggaagaagcagaacAAAAGATTGGGAATGTGGAGGTTGGTGTTTCGAATGGAGAAGATGAGAACGTGCTTATAGGAAAGACACAGGGTAAAAAGCAGCAGAGTGCTTCAGATACACTGGGGTTGCCGCGTGCGCCAGGTAGTCTTGATGTGAAGGGATTACAGGAGTCTGTCGGGGACCGATTCGTGAAGGATCTTTCGGATTACAAGTCTATGGATCCGGGTAAACCAACGGTTCCAGCAGCTGCGGTTTCAGATCTCTTGGGGAATGCGAGCCATATAGTGAGCAGCGACCAGGAGGAGGACGCGGGAGaatcagagaagaagcgTGGCTATGAGAATGGGAATGGGAACCCAGGCGAAAGTGAGAGTGAGAGTGAACGTGAAAACGAGCATGACCTTGATAATGGGAACGATGCCCAGCAGCCGACGTTGGATGAGCCCATACAGTTTACAAGGGTATCTTCCAGTTCTGTTTTGAGCGGAAGCATATCTGATGCAGACCGAAATACACTATCAaatgacgacgacgatgacgatgatatTAGCAATAATTATAACGCAGGTCCCGATGGGAACAACATAACTCTTAAAGAGACACCGGGAACCGTGGACTCTATAATTGGAGATAAGACGAACTCTACCATAGTGGGCTCGTCATCACAAAATATCGGAAGAATGTCGAACGGGGGCCGAGTAATGTCGGATTTCTCCAGTTTCGGCGCAGGTTTGGATCTCAGCAATGAtgttttgaattcaaaacaCCATTCAGACTCTCCAAATGTTACAACACCCATTACGGAAGCCATTGGCAACAGAAACAGTAACAACAATAGTAAtagcaacagcaacagtaACAGCAACAGTGGTCTGTATGAGACAAGAACGAACGATGCGCTTTCGACGTCGTCGGAAAGTCTTGGTAGAACAGGCAACTCTTCTGCAGAACAGTTCAAGCATGTGAGCACGCATGATGTGATAcctgaagaagagcaacCGCACACATACCCaaacttggaaaagaaaaatactTCCGAGGATCAGCAACCGCTCAAGACACCGGTTATGATGAataacttctttgaaaaccAGGGTCAAAGCCAGGGTCAAAACCAGAGCCAGAGCCAGAGCCAATTTCAAACGCCGGTAACTGGGTCGCGGTCGCCGTTTAGAAGTATTTCGTCTCCATTCACCTCTTTGAGGAAAAACGTCAAGAGTCAACATGGCACACCAGACCATTCGCAAAGAAATTCTAACTcgtcaacttcttcttctggcGAtacaaagaggaaaagtggagcaaagaagaaaggtgTGTTTTCGACTTTTGttcaaaacatcaagaGGAACTCACATTCGGAGAAACGGTCTTCaagtggtggtggtggtgttaATTCCACTGGAAGCGGGGGTTTCAAAATCTCTACGCCTTATGATCCAAAGCACGTATACCACGTTGGTGTCGATGCGAAAACCGGAGAGTATACTGGTTTACCAAATGAGTGGGAAAAACTTTTGACATCTAGTGGTATTACTATGAAggagcaacagcaacaccCACAAGCGGTTATGGATATAGTTAAATTCTACCAGGACGTTACAGAGACGTCAGGTGAAGATAAAGTCttcaaaactttcaaaGTAGGAGGAGGGTCTGGTACCAATATTGCATCTACACCCTCTTTCAGGACTCCATCGGCAACACACGTACAAAAGTTCACTACGCCTCCACTCCAACCAAACGCGTCTTTCCTAGACAATGTTAACGGCAACCactacaacaacaataatagcaTCATCAACGAGCCGGTATACCATAGCAACAACACCAGCAACTTACAATCACCATTACTTACAAACGAATTTGGTGAAGCTGCAAACAACGAAAAGTTTATTCCAACGAGGCCTGCACCAAAACCTCaaggttcttcttctgttaGCCGTAAAGTGGAGATACCTTCTCCGATCAATTCGATCACGCATGGGACTCCAAAGGTGCAGCGCAGCGACACGTTGAATTCGAGTAGCGGGTTCTCATTTACGAAAAGACTAAACTCTTTCAAGAGCGAGCAACCGTTACCACCAATTCCTAAAGCAGCGGAAAAACCTGTTACTTTACAACCAACTAGAGCAGCGCCTACTCCTCcaaagcagcagcagcagcataCGCCCGTGATTCCATCGGAACAACAAGTACCTCCACCGCCAATTCCTGGTGGGGTGAGCAGTAGTAGTGCACACTCTTCTGGTGGTGATGGGGGAAACACGCAAGGAGCACAAGCAAGAACGgcacaagaaaagaagagagaagatagaagaaggaagaaccAACAGATCCAGGCGAAGTTGTTGGAGATTTGCACTGCTGGAGATCCAAGCAAGTTGTACAAGAATCTCATCAAGATTGGCCAAGGTGCATCCGGTGGTGTTTATACTGCGTATGAGCTGGGCACCAATGCGGCTGTTGCCATTAAACAGATGAACTTGGAGaaacaaccaaagaaggaCTTGATTGTGAACGAAATCTTGGTGATGAAGGGCAGCAAGCACAACAACATTGTGAATTTCATCGACTCGTACCTTTTCAAAGGCGATCTTTGGGTTGTGATGGAGTACATGGAAGGTGGTTCGTTAACGGATGTTGTTACACACTGTATACTGACCGAGGGCCAAATAGGTGCTGTTTGCAGAGAAACGCTCAAGGGTTTACAATTTTTGCACTCCAAAGGTGTTATTCATAGGGATATCAAGTCGGACAACATTTTACTTTCGATGAACGGTGACATCAAGCTAACGGATTTCGGTTTCTGTGCACAGATCAACGAGGtgaacttgaagagaaCCACAATGGTTGGTACACCTTACTGGATGGCACCTGAAGTTGTTTCTCGGAAAGAGTACGGGCCCAAGGTCGATATATGGTCGCTTGGTATCATGATTATTGAGATGATCGAGGGAGAGCCTCCGTATTTG
- the MRT4 gene encoding ribosome assembly factor MRT4 — MPRSKRSKLVTLAQTDKKGRENKERIFDEVREALDSYRYVWVLHLDDVRTPVLQEIRSSWAGSKLIMGKRKVLVKALGEKPEEEYKENLAKLCKECSGLTGLLFTNEAVDVVEDYFKAYTRADFSRPKSKAPLTFTIPAGIVYSRGGQIPEEDDVPMVHSLEPTLRNKFKIPTKIKNGKITLESPFLVCEKGKTLDVTQALILKQFGIAAAEFKVKVAAYYDNESSSVEKVGINME; from the coding sequence ATGCCAAGATCTAAGCGTTCAAAGTTGGTTACTCTAGCCCAAACCGACAAGAAGGGCAGAGAGAATAAGGAAAGGATCTTTGATGAGGTCAGAGAGGCTCTAGACAGTTACAGATACGTTTGGGTGTTACATTTGGACGATGTGAGGACTCCGGTTTTGCAGGAGATTAGAAGCTCTTGGGCTGGGTCCAAGCTAATTATGGGTAAGAGGAAAGTTTTGGTGAAGGCGTTGGGTGAGAAGCCTGAGGAAGAGTACAAGGAGAACTTGGCTAAGCTTTGTAAGGAGTGTTCTGGGCTCACGGGTCTGCTATTCACGAACGAGGCGGTTGATGTTGTGGAGGATTACTTCAAGGCGTACACAAGAGCGGACTTTTCGAGACCAAAGTCGAAGGCTCCATTGACGTTTACGATTCCAGCTGGGATTGTGTATTCGCGTGGTGGACAGATTCCCGAGGAGGACGACGTGCCAATGGTGCACTCGCTTGAGCCTACGCTCAGAAACAAGTTCAAGATTCCTACCAAGATCAAGAACGGTAAGATTACGCTTGAGTCGCCATTCCTGGTGTGCGAGAAGGGCAAGACGCTTGACGTTACACAGGCGTTGATTTTGAAGCAGTTTGGTATAGCAGCAGCTGAGTTCAAGGTCAAGGTTGCAGCATATTACGACAACGAGTCCTCGTCTGTCGAGAAGGTCGGTATCAACATGGAGTAG
- the SHU1 gene encoding Shu1p: MEDVLRDVLDSDKKTLVIALGNVARKFFEQDLRHKAREHPCFNAIDDIVRGRRNIKVLFLDKLQYLYMYLTYVEIEVEQHSRGDTLSSYEEIVIYGLESLVFPHEKEEEKEEKQEKMSPEQLRNLNLILHGAMRLEKRYAIRVRLVNAVDLGVQVHSWDALSRYWRRRVLE, translated from the coding sequence ACAGCGACAAGAAGACATTGGTGATTGCTCTGGGAAACGTTGCGCGAAAGTTCTTCGAGCAGGATTTGAGGCACAAGGCGCGGGAGCACCCGTGTTTCAACGccattgatgatattgtgCGCGGTAGACGAAACATCAAGGTTCTTTTCCTCGACAAGCTGCAGTATTTGTACATGTATCTTACTTATGTGGAGATAGAGGTGGAGCAGCACTCGAGAGGCGACACTTTGAGCAGCTACGAAGAGATAGTGATATATGGGCTGGAGTCGCTGGTGTTTCCCCACGAGAAGGAGGAGGAAAAGGAGGAGAAGCAGGAGAAGATGTCTCCAGAACAGTTGAGGAACCTCAACCTTATTCTGCACGGCGCGATGCGGCTTGAAAAACGGTACGCGATCCGGGTACGGCTGGTGAATGCGGTAGATCTTGGCGTGCAGGTTCACAGCTGGGATGCGCTGTCGAGGTACTGGAGAAGACGCGTCCTAGAATAG